A region of Candidatus Cloacimonadota bacterium DNA encodes the following proteins:
- a CDS encoding M6 family metalloprotease domain-containing protein, which translates to MKRCLFLVMFLAPLLLSAANFFDLPTEVTQPDGSVLDLLASGDEFANRLHDANGYTIIQSPIDGWYYYAVRSGSEPVPSSYRVGSADPRALGLEPGINISPERYHQKVAFMNSHARSGSKGPNTGTVNNLVVYIKFSDQTEFSDPRSVYDAKFNAVGDDQFSLRNYFHQVSYDQLDYVSHHFPTCEPNVNLSYTDSHPRAYFLPYNSVTNPTGYRDFQRTDREHQLLADALNSIASQVPSTLNIDADNDGYVDNVCFVIRGPHSAWAELLWAHRWVLYTQDVFINGKMVWDFTFQPENQNSVRTLCHEMFHSVGAPDLYHYDFDGITPAGCWDIMESGGGHMCMHMKYHYGGWLSSIPTIGPGTYTLNPVTSQVNNAYRYELNSQESLVFEYRKRGADIFEENLPGSGLLIYRVNSTLSGNASGPPDEVYVFRPGGSQTSNGSVFDASFSAQSGRTAFNQHTDPCCFLSYGSSCPVNVHSISEAHETITFTLSTSDAAYPPLISGFVPADGAIITAVDTLISVQIDDLGTNISLVEFFLDDLSVGTSYTQPWSVNIPEGWLTPGQHTVKVRAVNTTSLEASAQARVKVVDPLQPTWFGWLSETPVWDEYGRGAVPIKIALELDLGAQQYLVKKLAFDAVADPWGFPVEPGLVNAKIHRFSNGAITNEILLDIGDIISPMNGRFEHTVNSLIPISGHVAVVLDLFEYQKLRFDINGACGHSWTTEPDRPWTDALARGVLGAAAIELQLQAPGSPNQDLTVPTPEPSLSAWPNPFAASAVISLDLKAAAPTELAIYNLRGQKVRSLLDSRLGTGRHEIAWDGLDQSGRAVSPGIYFCRLKTGDFAKTIRLARIR; encoded by the coding sequence ATGAAAAGATGCCTGTTTCTGGTCATGTTCCTGGCACCGCTGCTGCTGAGCGCTGCCAACTTCTTCGATTTGCCCACCGAGGTGACGCAGCCTGACGGCTCCGTGCTGGATTTGCTTGCTTCGGGCGATGAATTTGCCAACCGCCTGCACGACGCGAACGGCTATACCATCATCCAGAGCCCCATCGACGGCTGGTATTATTACGCTGTCCGCTCCGGAAGCGAACCGGTCCCTTCTTCATACAGGGTTGGTTCCGCTGACCCAAGAGCACTGGGCCTCGAGCCCGGGATAAACATCTCTCCAGAGCGTTACCACCAGAAAGTGGCATTTATGAATTCCCACGCCCGCTCCGGCTCCAAAGGCCCGAACACTGGCACTGTGAACAACCTTGTGGTCTATATTAAATTCAGCGACCAGACGGAATTCAGCGATCCCCGCTCGGTTTACGACGCCAAGTTCAATGCTGTGGGCGACGACCAGTTTTCCCTGCGCAACTACTTTCACCAGGTGAGCTATGACCAGCTTGATTACGTTTCCCATCACTTCCCCACTTGCGAACCAAACGTCAATCTATCCTACACGGACAGCCATCCCCGGGCGTACTTCCTGCCCTACAACTCCGTCACCAATCCCACCGGCTACCGCGATTTCCAGCGCACCGACCGTGAACATCAGTTGCTGGCCGACGCCCTGAACTCCATTGCCAGCCAGGTGCCCTCCACATTGAACATCGACGCCGACAACGATGGCTATGTGGACAACGTCTGCTTCGTAATCCGCGGACCCCATTCCGCCTGGGCGGAACTGCTCTGGGCCCACCGCTGGGTGCTCTATACCCAGGATGTTTTCATCAACGGCAAAATGGTCTGGGATTTCACCTTCCAGCCGGAAAACCAGAACAGCGTGCGCACCCTCTGCCATGAAATGTTCCACAGCGTGGGCGCTCCGGACCTCTACCATTACGATTTTGACGGCATCACCCCCGCCGGCTGCTGGGACATCATGGAAAGCGGCGGCGGCCACATGTGCATGCATATGAAATACCACTACGGCGGCTGGCTGAGTTCCATCCCCACCATCGGGCCCGGAACTTACACCCTAAACCCCGTAACTTCCCAAGTGAATAACGCTTACCGCTATGAACTCAACTCCCAGGAATCCCTCGTTTTCGAATACCGCAAACGCGGCGCTGACATCTTCGAGGAAAACCTGCCCGGTTCCGGACTGCTGATCTATCGCGTCAATTCCACACTGAGTGGAAACGCCTCTGGTCCGCCGGACGAGGTTTACGTATTCCGCCCCGGCGGCTCCCAAACCTCCAACGGCTCCGTCTTCGACGCCAGTTTCAGCGCCCAGAGCGGACGCACCGCCTTCAACCAACACACAGATCCCTGCTGCTTCCTGAGCTACGGAAGCTCGTGCCCCGTGAACGTCCATAGCATCTCGGAAGCCCATGAAACCATCACTTTCACGCTTTCGACCTCTGACGCGGCTTATCCGCCCCTGATTTCGGGATTTGTTCCGGCTGACGGCGCCATCATCACCGCGGTGGACACCCTGATTTCTGTGCAGATCGACGATCTGGGGACAAACATCAGCCTGGTCGAGTTTTTCCTCGATGACCTAAGCGTGGGCACATCCTACACGCAACCCTGGTCGGTGAATATTCCCGAAGGCTGGCTCACTCCGGGGCAGCACACAGTTAAAGTGCGCGCTGTCAATACCACCAGCCTTGAAGCCAGCGCCCAGGCCAGGGTGAAGGTGGTCGATCCGCTGCAGCCGACCTGGTTTGGCTGGCTAAGCGAAACTCCGGTCTGGGACGAATACGGACGCGGGGCTGTGCCTATCAAGATAGCGCTGGAACTTGATTTGGGCGCGCAGCAGTATCTGGTGAAAAAACTGGCTTTCGACGCGGTGGCCGATCCCTGGGGCTTTCCAGTCGAGCCGGGACTGGTGAACGCCAAGATCCACCGCTTTTCCAACGGCGCCATCACTAATGAGATACTGCTCGACATCGGCGACATCATCAGCCCCATGAACGGCAGGTTTGAACACACCGTGAACAGCCTTATACCCATCTCCGGGCACGTGGCTGTGGTTTTGGACCTCTTTGAATACCAAAAGCTCCGCTTCGACATCAATGGAGCCTGCGGACACAGTTGGACAACCGAACCTGACCGACCCTGGACCGATGCCCTTGCCCGCGGCGTTTTGGGCGCAGCTGCCATCGAGCTTCAGCTTCAGGCTCCGGGCTCTCCAAACCAGGATTTGACCGTCCCCACTCCGGAACCAAGCCTGAGCGCCTGG